Proteins encoded within one genomic window of uncultured Draconibacterium sp.:
- a CDS encoding alcohol dehydrogenase catalytic domain-containing protein: MKAAVLTKYNQVEWKDVEKPACKPGEVLVKVNFGCICGSDQHIHTGEFHPRTTLPLIMGHEFGGIVTEVGQGVSGWQVGDKVAPDPIIWCGKCPACLKGHFPACTSLKLIGIDMDGGFCEYVSLPTSMLYKVPANIPDEHVALVEVLSIGCHAKNRANVQKNDSIVIWGSGKIGLCILQAIRTVTDNTVFMVDILDERLAIGPKYYDNVIAINAKKQDPVERIKKETDGKGVDIAFEAVGHPAEIENGVNPITGCIRSIVGGGKVCVLGLSAEPTDVVFRELIWKEGTIVTSRVSHGEFAEAIELLKNNQLKPEALISQILHGSETQKGFELLKENPAENIKILLDFNAVE, from the coding sequence ATGAAAGCAGCAGTTCTTACAAAATACAACCAGGTTGAATGGAAAGATGTTGAAAAACCGGCCTGTAAACCGGGTGAAGTTTTAGTAAAAGTAAACTTTGGCTGTATCTGCGGCAGCGATCAGCACATTCACACCGGCGAATTCCATCCGCGTACTACCCTTCCGTTGATAATGGGACACGAATTTGGCGGCATTGTAACCGAAGTTGGACAAGGTGTTAGCGGCTGGCAAGTGGGCGATAAAGTTGCCCCCGACCCCATAATATGGTGCGGTAAATGCCCGGCCTGTTTAAAAGGTCATTTTCCGGCATGTACAAGCTTAAAACTTATCGGTATTGATATGGACGGTGGGTTTTGCGAATACGTTTCGCTGCCAACCTCGATGTTGTACAAAGTGCCCGCCAATATTCCCGATGAACACGTAGCATTGGTCGAAGTTTTAAGTATTGGTTGCCACGCCAAAAACCGCGCAAACGTTCAGAAAAACGACAGCATTGTTATTTGGGGATCGGGGAAAATTGGATTGTGCATTTTACAAGCCATTCGCACCGTTACCGACAATACGGTTTTTATGGTCGACATTCTGGATGAGAGACTGGCAATCGGGCCAAAATACTACGATAATGTTATTGCTATAAATGCTAAAAAACAAGATCCGGTAGAACGTATAAAAAAGGAAACTGACGGGAAAGGCGTTGACATTGCTTTTGAAGCAGTTGGTCACCCCGCAGAAATTGAGAATGGCGTAAATCCAATTACCGGCTGCATCCGCTCGATTGTTGGTGGAGGAAAAGTTTGTGTTTTAGGTTTAAGTGCTGAACCAACTGATGTGGTTTTTCGCGAACTAATCTGGAAAGAAGGAACCATTGTTACTTCGCGCGTTAGCCACGGCGAATTTGCCGAAGCAATTGAACTTCTGAAAAATAACCAATTAAAACCGGAGGCACTTATTTCTCAAATTCTTCATGGCTCAGAAACACAAAAAGGTTTTGAGCTATTAAAGGAAAATCCGGCTGAAAACATAAAAATACTGCTTGATTTCAACGCGGTTGAATAA
- a CDS encoding DUF6588 family protein, protein MKKIFLIALIALAGFKFSHAQSDVADMLRFGTHDANLLIEAYIEPYAKGLGVGMNNSWYYTAETHKLWGFDLAFSVSAFNVPGSDKTFDVNELGLQYLYAQEGQSMASTAAGGGDGVTLYSDVEINGETTTIPYFSTPNGGGGDIIPVPVVQATFGLLPNTDVILRYVPKVKFKIDNEDAKAGLWGLGLKHNIRESLPVIKHLPIDIALFGAYSNLSGESGIDFDYTVYGVPNPAGYVQDPNQKGEFKSKNMKYGLIVSKKIAVITFFTSVTGNSSKTTFDILGKYPVPDPEKLGTNLTNIDDLLVNAMTEEEDPIALSYKDNYIGIDAGFRLKLAFFSLFGSISKANYVSYNGGISFGFR, encoded by the coding sequence ATGAAAAAAATATTTCTTATTGCACTGATAGCCCTGGCAGGCTTTAAATTTTCTCATGCTCAATCGGATGTAGCAGATATGTTACGTTTTGGTACGCATGATGCCAATCTGTTGATTGAGGCATACATCGAGCCTTATGCGAAAGGTCTTGGTGTCGGGATGAATAATTCGTGGTACTATACGGCCGAAACACACAAGTTGTGGGGATTTGACCTGGCTTTTTCGGTGAGTGCGTTTAACGTTCCCGGATCGGATAAAACCTTCGACGTAAATGAGTTGGGATTGCAATATCTGTATGCGCAGGAGGGGCAGAGTATGGCATCCACCGCTGCCGGAGGTGGTGATGGTGTTACTTTGTATTCTGACGTTGAAATTAATGGTGAGACCACTACTATTCCGTATTTTTCTACTCCTAATGGTGGTGGCGGAGATATTATTCCGGTTCCGGTTGTTCAGGCTACATTCGGTTTATTGCCTAATACCGATGTAATATTACGTTATGTGCCTAAAGTAAAGTTTAAGATTGATAACGAAGATGCAAAGGCCGGTCTTTGGGGCCTGGGTTTGAAGCATAATATTCGCGAGTCGCTACCGGTTATCAAGCATTTACCAATAGATATCGCTCTTTTTGGGGCGTATTCGAATCTTAGTGGTGAGTCCGGAATCGATTTCGACTATACTGTTTACGGTGTTCCAAACCCTGCCGGATATGTGCAGGACCCGAATCAAAAAGGAGAGTTTAAATCCAAGAATATGAAGTATGGCTTAATTGTTTCGAAAAAGATTGCGGTAATTACATTTTTCACCTCAGTTACCGGTAACTCCAGTAAAACTACATTTGATATTTTGGGAAAATACCCGGTTCCGGATCCGGAGAAGTTGGGAACGAATTTAACAAACATAGACGATTTATTGGTTAATGCCATGACCGAGGAAGAAGATCCGATTGCTTTAAGTTATAAAGATAATTACATAGGAATTGATGCAGGATTTCGATTGAAGTTGGCATTTTTTAGCTTGTTTGGCTCCATTAGCAAAGCTAATTATGTAAGTTATAATGGCGGCATTAGTTTTGGATTCCGCTAG
- a CDS encoding OFA family MFS transporter yields the protein MKGLKIANRWIVVIGAILIQLALGAIYAWSVFTALLTEPNGDYGFSATQTAWVFSIGLATFAVVMVFAGKWQAKSGPTIVALTGGLVLGAGYILGGIFGSSFLAQLLFIGVLGGAGIGLAYVVPIAVGVKWFPDKKGLITGLAVAGFGFGATIWVKLAGSWFGGLLNTSSAFGLPSVQSVFVIYGIVFAIMVVLGSLVMVNPPAGYKPEGYEPPVNHTAKTSGGVEFDSSHMLRTKQFYAIWVVFIFSALAGLMVIYCIKLFGIDALEYNGIANAGVITGTAMAWYAIFNGLGRIVWGMLSDKLGRKRAIFFMTLFQGVIMLMIYHVFIRFGVTSGFIACACIIGFNFGGNFALFPAITADFFGNNTVGKNYGWMFTAYGFAGIAGPQLAGHFKDSATASSGPIVWMAPFIIAGVACLIGSVIILLTKPPK from the coding sequence ATGAAAGGACTAAAAATTGCTAACCGATGGATAGTAGTGATTGGAGCCATACTTATACAATTGGCTCTTGGCGCTATTTATGCCTGGTCGGTATTTACCGCATTATTAACCGAACCCAATGGCGATTATGGCTTCTCGGCCACACAAACCGCCTGGGTATTTTCTATTGGCCTGGCCACATTTGCCGTGGTTATGGTTTTCGCCGGAAAATGGCAAGCCAAATCAGGGCCCACAATTGTTGCATTAACCGGCGGCCTTGTTCTGGGTGCCGGATATATTTTAGGTGGAATATTTGGAAGCTCATTTCTAGCTCAATTACTGTTTATTGGCGTACTGGGAGGTGCAGGAATCGGACTCGCCTACGTTGTTCCAATCGCTGTTGGCGTAAAATGGTTCCCCGATAAAAAAGGACTTATAACCGGGTTGGCCGTAGCCGGATTTGGATTTGGTGCAACCATTTGGGTTAAGCTTGCAGGCTCGTGGTTTGGAGGCCTGTTAAATACCAGCAGCGCTTTTGGTTTGCCAAGCGTTCAAAGTGTATTTGTTATTTACGGAATTGTATTCGCCATCATGGTCGTTTTAGGTTCTCTGGTAATGGTCAATCCACCAGCAGGCTACAAACCCGAAGGTTATGAACCACCAGTTAACCACACTGCCAAAACATCGGGTGGTGTTGAATTCGATTCCAGCCACATGCTTCGTACAAAACAGTTTTATGCCATTTGGGTGGTGTTTATTTTTTCTGCACTTGCCGGCCTAATGGTAATTTACTGCATAAAACTTTTTGGAATCGACGCCTTGGAATATAACGGAATTGCAAACGCCGGAGTAATAACGGGAACAGCAATGGCATGGTACGCGATATTTAACGGGCTGGGACGAATAGTTTGGGGTATGCTATCCGACAAACTGGGCCGAAAAAGAGCCATATTTTTTATGACCCTTTTTCAAGGTGTGATCATGCTGATGATTTACCACGTGTTTATTCGCTTTGGCGTAACATCAGGATTTATTGCCTGTGCTTGTATAATCGGCTTCAATTTCGGCGGAAACTTTGCTCTTTTCCCGGCCATTACTGCCGACTTTTTTGGGAATAATACCGTTGGTAAAAACTATGGATGGATGTTTACAGCCTATGGTTTTGCTGGAATTGCCGGCCCGCAACTTGCTGGTCATTTTAAAGATTCGGCAACAGCTTCATCCGGACCGATAGTTTGGATGGCTCCATTTATTATTGCCGGTGTTGCCTGTTTAATTGGCAGTGTTATCATTTTGCTTACTAAACCACCAAAATAA
- a CDS encoding FAD-linked oxidase C-terminal domain-containing protein, with translation MTTTNKFNQLKAQLEGDLFFDNVQRVLYSTDASQYKEMPLAVTKPKNKDDIKKIIAFASENNTNIIPRGAGTSLAGQVVGNGIVVDVSKYMNQILEFNKKENYVIVEPGVVLAELNQFLAEHGMQFGPETSTANRCVIGGMLGNNSCGLHSLVYGSVREHVLEVDALLSDGSETTFKELSKEEFLEKLNGNPKHQEKAIYSNINDLLSDEKNREEIRKNFPEPKLTRRNMGYAIDELMYADPFTEGGGKFNFCKLLAGSEGTLAFSTRIKLNVIPLPPKYKGLLCAHFETLEESLHANLIALKYKPTAIELMDDPVMQAAKQNIEQAKNRFFVKGDPGAMLMIEFSFETEKELTDTAAALEKELKDAGLGYHYPLVTGADKIKRVWSLRTAGLGLLANIPGDRKGVPGIEDTAVHPEFLPDYVADIKVVLKKLGLDSVFYAHIATGEIHFRPLINFKDPKDVELFNTLMNEVAALVKKYRGSMSGEHGDGRARGKFIPFMLGDQCYEMVKSVKKAWDPDNIFNPGKIVDTPPITENLRVIPGKAIPETETHFDFSKNKGYFRSIEKCNGSGDCRKSEVIGGTLCPTFMATRDEDKSTRGRANILREFLYNNDKKNLFDHQEIYDILSLCISCKACKSECPSNVDMAKLKAEFLQNYYDLHGVPMRSRLIGYLPRLNKLAVVFRPISNFMMSTSLLKSSIGFSTKRTLPALSKITLIRWVENGVPKPEAATKGKIYLFNDEFTNYNESDIGIKAILLLTKLGYEVKIPQTKESGRTFLSKGMVRTSKKVATKNINLLKDIITDETPLVGIEPSAILAFRDEYPELVEKTLQPVAEKLAKNALLFEEFIAAEIEKGNITEADFIAEEQHILLHGHCQQKAVASTEPSKKMLSLPKNYFVKEIPSGCCGMAGSFGYEKEHYELSMQIGELVLFPAVRKAEDDYIISAPGTSCRHHIKDGTGKTALHPVEVLYNALK, from the coding sequence ATGACAACTACAAATAAATTCAACCAACTAAAAGCCCAACTCGAGGGCGATCTTTTTTTCGATAACGTACAACGCGTGCTCTACTCAACCGATGCATCGCAATACAAAGAAATGCCGCTGGCCGTTACCAAGCCTAAAAATAAGGACGACATTAAAAAGATCATCGCTTTTGCGAGCGAGAACAACACCAACATTATTCCACGCGGAGCAGGTACTTCATTGGCCGGGCAGGTAGTTGGAAATGGAATTGTGGTTGACGTTTCGAAATACATGAATCAAATTCTGGAATTCAATAAAAAGGAGAATTATGTAATTGTTGAACCCGGTGTTGTTTTGGCAGAGCTGAACCAGTTTTTAGCTGAACACGGTATGCAGTTCGGTCCCGAAACCTCAACAGCCAACCGCTGTGTTATTGGCGGAATGCTGGGAAACAATTCCTGTGGTCTGCATTCGCTGGTTTATGGAAGTGTGCGCGAGCACGTTTTAGAAGTTGATGCGCTGTTAAGCGACGGCTCTGAAACAACTTTCAAAGAATTAAGCAAAGAAGAATTTCTGGAGAAACTAAACGGTAATCCTAAGCATCAGGAAAAAGCGATTTATTCGAATATTAATGATTTGCTTTCCGATGAAAAGAACAGGGAAGAAATTCGGAAAAATTTCCCTGAGCCCAAATTAACCCGTCGAAATATGGGTTATGCCATTGATGAACTGATGTATGCCGATCCGTTTACCGAAGGTGGTGGAAAATTCAATTTCTGCAAACTTTTGGCCGGCTCCGAAGGAACTTTGGCTTTTTCAACCCGAATTAAGTTGAATGTAATTCCTTTGCCTCCAAAATACAAAGGATTGCTTTGTGCGCATTTTGAAACGCTGGAAGAATCGTTGCACGCCAACCTTATTGCCTTAAAATACAAACCAACGGCCATTGAATTAATGGACGATCCGGTAATGCAGGCAGCCAAGCAAAACATAGAACAGGCTAAAAACCGTTTTTTTGTGAAAGGAGATCCGGGCGCGATGTTAATGATCGAATTTTCGTTTGAAACCGAAAAAGAATTAACCGATACAGCAGCAGCTCTTGAAAAAGAATTAAAAGACGCCGGTTTAGGTTACCATTATCCACTGGTAACCGGCGCTGATAAAATAAAACGCGTGTGGTCGTTGCGTACGGCCGGCCTTGGATTACTGGCCAATATTCCGGGCGACAGAAAAGGAGTACCCGGAATTGAGGACACCGCAGTACATCCTGAATTCCTGCCGGATTATGTTGCCGACATAAAAGTAGTTTTGAAAAAACTAGGATTAGACAGCGTATTTTACGCCCACATTGCCACCGGCGAAATTCACTTCCGTCCGCTTATCAATTTTAAAGATCCTAAAGATGTTGAGCTGTTTAACACCCTGATGAATGAAGTAGCGGCACTGGTAAAAAAATACCGTGGATCGATGAGTGGCGAACATGGCGATGGAAGAGCACGTGGTAAATTCATCCCGTTTATGCTGGGCGACCAGTGCTACGAAATGGTAAAATCGGTGAAAAAAGCCTGGGACCCGGATAACATTTTTAATCCGGGGAAAATTGTTGATACACCCCCAATTACCGAAAACCTACGTGTAATTCCGGGCAAAGCCATTCCCGAAACGGAAACCCATTTTGATTTCTCGAAAAACAAAGGCTATTTCCGCAGCATTGAAAAATGCAACGGATCGGGCGATTGTCGGAAAAGTGAAGTGATTGGCGGCACACTCTGCCCTACTTTTATGGCTACCCGCGACGAGGATAAAAGTACCCGCGGACGTGCCAATATTCTACGCGAATTTCTGTACAATAACGATAAAAAGAACCTTTTCGATCACCAGGAGATTTACGATATTTTAAGTCTGTGTATCTCGTGTAAGGCCTGTAAAAGCGAGTGCCCGAGTAATGTAGACATGGCTAAACTAAAAGCTGAATTCCTGCAAAATTACTATGATCTTCACGGAGTTCCCATGCGCTCCCGGTTAATTGGCTACCTGCCACGATTAAACAAACTGGCGGTGGTGTTCCGTCCAATCTCGAACTTTATGATGAGCACTTCTCTATTGAAAAGTAGCATCGGTTTTTCCACAAAACGTACACTTCCGGCACTGTCGAAAATTACCTTAATCCGTTGGGTTGAAAATGGAGTACCAAAACCTGAGGCTGCAACAAAAGGCAAAATTTATCTTTTTAACGATGAGTTTACCAATTACAACGAAAGCGATATTGGAATTAAAGCGATACTCCTGTTAACGAAACTGGGTTATGAAGTTAAAATTCCGCAAACCAAAGAAAGCGGACGGACTTTCCTTTCGAAAGGAATGGTGCGTACTTCGAAAAAAGTGGCTACCAAAAATATCAATTTACTAAAGGATATTATTACCGACGAAACACCGCTGGTTGGAATTGAACCATCTGCAATTCTTGCTTTCCGCGATGAATACCCGGAATTGGTAGAAAAAACCCTGCAACCGGTTGCTGAAAAGCTGGCGAAAAACGCACTTCTTTTCGAAGAATTTATAGCCGCCGAAATTGAAAAAGGAAATATTACAGAAGCAGATTTTATTGCCGAAGAACAACATATTTTATTACACGGACATTGCCAGCAAAAAGCTGTGGCCTCAACCGAACCTTCAAAAAAAATGTTGTCGCTACCAAAAAACTATTTTGTAAAAGAAATTCCTTCAGGCTGTTGTGGAATGGCAGGTTCGTTTGGTTACGAAAAAGAGCATTACGAACTCTCGATGCAGATTGGCGAGTTGGTTCTCTTCCCTGCTGTTCGCAAAGCAGAAGACGATTACATCATTTCTGCTCCGGGAACTTCGTGTCGCCATCATATAAAAGACGGCACCGGCAAAACAGCTTTGCATCCGGTGGAAGTGTTATATAATGCACTCAAATAA
- a CDS encoding class I SAM-dependent methyltransferase produces the protein MNNFWNERYSASEYAYGEAPNEFLKEQLPQFKPGKVLFPAEGEGRNAVFAATLGWDVTAFDPSSEGKRKAQLLADKHNTSINYEVTDYENVNFKKEYFDCICLTYTHMPGSIRNAVHQKLASFLKPGGTLILEGFSKEQINRNTGGPKEISFLFDEEELENDFKNFSSIITQKTEIVLDEGLYHRGLASVIRLKGIK, from the coding sequence ATGAACAATTTTTGGAACGAAAGATATAGCGCATCAGAATACGCATACGGAGAAGCACCAAACGAATTTTTAAAAGAGCAATTACCACAATTTAAGCCGGGGAAAGTTCTGTTTCCGGCAGAAGGCGAAGGACGAAATGCAGTTTTTGCAGCAACATTAGGTTGGGATGTAACTGCTTTCGATCCAAGCAGTGAAGGAAAAAGAAAAGCACAGCTTCTGGCAGATAAACATAATACCTCAATCAACTACGAGGTAACTGATTATGAAAATGTAAATTTCAAAAAAGAGTATTTTGATTGTATTTGTTTGACATATACTCATATGCCTGGAAGTATACGTAACGCAGTACACCAAAAATTAGCCTCGTTTTTAAAACCCGGAGGTACATTAATTTTAGAAGGTTTTTCGAAAGAACAAATAAACAGAAATACCGGGGGCCCTAAAGAAATCAGCTTCCTTTTCGATGAAGAAGAATTAGAAAATGACTTCAAAAACTTCAGCAGTATAATCACACAAAAGACTGAAATTGTATTAGATGAAGGCCTTTATCATCGAGGTCTTGCATCAGTTATCAGGTTAAAAGGAATCAAGTAG
- a CDS encoding NAD-dependent protein deacylase, translating into MSSTKLTKSLVDKLWQASHLIRKSRYAVAFTGAGISVESGIPPFRGENGLWNTTHPIFLEIEYFQKKPLHSWKKIKEIFYDSLGDAEPNIAHIMLAKMEERSFVETVITQNIDHLHQKAGSKYVYELHGTYKQLICTECSSEYDMSFADLNYLPPTCFVCKGILKPDMVFFNEPIPAFAKKRSFEEAAKADVLLIIGTNAEVLPAAEIPIVAKNHGAKIIEINIQPSHFTNTVTDIFLQMKATEAMGELGKLLYL; encoded by the coding sequence ATGAGTTCTACGAAACTAACAAAATCACTGGTCGATAAACTCTGGCAGGCTTCGCACCTTATCCGAAAATCGAGATATGCCGTGGCGTTTACCGGTGCCGGCATTTCTGTTGAGAGTGGAATTCCACCGTTCCGTGGCGAAAATGGTTTATGGAATACGACCCACCCTATTTTCCTTGAAATTGAATATTTTCAGAAAAAACCGCTGCATTCGTGGAAAAAAATAAAGGAGATATTTTACGATAGTTTGGGCGATGCCGAACCCAACATTGCGCATATTATGCTTGCCAAAATGGAAGAACGCAGTTTTGTTGAAACCGTTATAACACAAAACATCGATCACCTTCATCAAAAAGCCGGCAGCAAATATGTTTACGAACTTCATGGTACCTACAAACAGTTAATCTGTACCGAATGCAGCTCGGAATACGACATGAGTTTTGCCGACCTGAATTACCTCCCTCCCACGTGTTTTGTTTGCAAAGGCATATTAAAACCCGATATGGTTTTCTTTAACGAACCGATTCCGGCTTTTGCAAAAAAACGATCGTTTGAAGAGGCCGCAAAAGCTGATGTTTTGCTGATAATCGGCACCAATGCTGAAGTTTTACCGGCCGCAGAAATCCCGATAGTAGCTAAAAATCACGGAGCAAAAATCATCGAGATAAATATTCAGCCATCGCATTTCACAAATACTGTTACCGATATTTTCCTGCAAATGAAGGCCACCGAAGCCATGGGCGAATTGGGGAAGTTACTGTACCTTTAA
- a CDS encoding GNAT family N-acetyltransferase, producing MAIKKLDSIFRPKRIALVGVSNNPDSVGGITLRNLVGGGFNGVVYPVNPRREAVFGIPCYPDVKSLPKTPDLAVIMTAAEAVPQLVQDCGEAGIHGVIIMSAGFKESGDEGKKLEEQVKAEKAKFPDMRIVGPNCLGILVPGLNMNVSFAQTMPKKGHVAFISQSGALCTSVLDWAYESNIGFSNFVSIGNSMDVSFGDLIDYFGQDPNTKSIVLYVESIANARTFMSAARAFSREKPIIVYKSGRYPESAAAAASHTGAMASEDSVYDAVFRRAGLARVFEFGNIFDFTDLVGRKRIPKGNRLAIITNAGGPGVMATDSLLSMGGSLVKLSEETMQKLNDYLPSYWSHGNPVDVLGDATPQRFARAAEIVLEDKEVDAVLVLLTPQAMTDPTATAQAIANMSKNTTKSIMTSWLGGAAMHEGIQILNQNGISNYPAPEQAIRAFMTLSDYSENQQILYETPREVPVSFQYDRNELRQKYLTQVFPKAKVLNEDDSKMLVNDYGIDTTHPTPAATEDEAVKIAEEKGYPVVLKIYSPDIIHKSDVGGVALNIENEEMVRATFRNMVKTAVEKRPEAKIEGITVQKMVDTRDGIELIVGTKKDPVFGTVMLVGMGGTTAELFKDQRLEFPPLNEHLARQMLRSLKIYPLLKGWRGDAPKNIDKLIEVLIRMSYLAADYPEIEELDINPLIVTPKDVIALDARIVVDEELLTTPAKEYSHLIMRPYPESLIKEATLRDETPITLRPIRPEDEPMWLELLGSCSKESIYHRFRYDFYFDSHEVASQFCFIDYDREIAIVAEHEKEDDTKELIGVGRLIADPDVEIMEYAVLITDKWQKKELGFALTSYCLEIAKSRGIKRLAAETTRDNKPMISVFRKLNFKIRFNEDTTVSVNKDLEQE from the coding sequence ATGGCTATAAAAAAACTCGATAGTATTTTCCGACCAAAACGAATTGCCCTGGTTGGAGTTTCAAATAATCCCGATAGCGTTGGCGGGATCACCTTACGAAATTTAGTGGGAGGAGGATTTAACGGCGTTGTATACCCGGTAAATCCGCGGCGCGAAGCTGTTTTTGGAATTCCATGTTACCCGGACGTAAAAAGCCTGCCCAAAACACCAGACCTCGCGGTTATTATGACAGCTGCAGAAGCTGTTCCGCAATTGGTACAAGATTGTGGTGAGGCCGGAATTCACGGCGTTATTATCATGTCGGCAGGTTTTAAGGAATCGGGAGACGAAGGTAAAAAGCTGGAAGAGCAAGTAAAAGCTGAAAAAGCCAAATTCCCTGATATGCGGATTGTTGGTCCTAACTGCCTGGGTATTTTGGTTCCGGGACTGAATATGAATGTAAGTTTCGCTCAAACAATGCCTAAAAAAGGGCACGTCGCATTTATTTCGCAATCGGGTGCGCTTTGTACTTCTGTTCTCGACTGGGCCTACGAGTCCAACATCGGTTTTTCCAACTTCGTTTCAATCGGTAATTCCATGGACGTAAGTTTTGGCGACCTGATCGATTATTTCGGACAGGACCCGAACACCAAATCCATCGTTCTTTATGTTGAATCCATCGCAAATGCACGCACATTTATGTCGGCAGCACGGGCATTTTCGCGCGAAAAACCGATTATTGTTTACAAATCAGGACGTTATCCTGAATCAGCTGCCGCTGCAGCATCGCATACGGGAGCAATGGCTTCTGAAGATTCGGTTTACGATGCAGTATTCCGCAGAGCAGGTTTGGCGAGGGTTTTCGAATTTGGAAATATCTTTGATTTTACAGACTTGGTAGGTCGCAAACGCATTCCAAAAGGTAACCGATTGGCAATTATTACAAATGCCGGTGGTCCGGGTGTAATGGCTACCGACTCGCTACTTTCAATGGGTGGAAGCCTGGTAAAATTATCGGAGGAAACCATGCAGAAACTGAACGATTACCTGCCTTCATATTGGTCGCATGGCAACCCGGTTGATGTATTGGGAGATGCTACACCACAACGTTTTGCACGAGCTGCAGAGATTGTTCTGGAAGATAAAGAAGTGGATGCCGTTTTAGTGCTGCTCACTCCACAGGCAATGACTGATCCAACAGCCACAGCACAGGCCATTGCCAACATGTCGAAAAACACCACAAAGTCGATTATGACATCTTGGTTGGGAGGAGCCGCAATGCACGAAGGCATTCAAATCCTCAACCAAAACGGCATTTCGAATTACCCGGCACCGGAGCAGGCCATCCGTGCATTTATGACACTTTCTGATTATTCCGAAAATCAGCAAATTTTATACGAAACGCCACGCGAGGTTCCGGTTTCGTTTCAGTACGACCGTAACGAGCTTCGCCAAAAATACCTGACTCAGGTATTCCCGAAAGCCAAAGTACTGAATGAGGACGATTCGAAAATGCTGGTTAACGATTATGGAATCGACACCACTCACCCCACCCCGGCAGCTACCGAAGATGAAGCCGTAAAAATTGCCGAAGAAAAAGGTTATCCGGTGGTGTTGAAAATATACTCGCCTGATATCATCCACAAATCGGATGTTGGCGGTGTTGCACTGAATATTGAAAATGAAGAAATGGTGCGGGCAACTTTCCGTAATATGGTAAAAACGGCAGTTGAAAAACGCCCCGAGGCCAAAATTGAGGGTATTACCGTACAAAAAATGGTGGATACAAGAGACGGTATCGAACTGATTGTTGGAACAAAAAAAGACCCGGTTTTTGGAACAGTGATGTTGGTAGGCATGGGAGGTACAACCGCCGAATTGTTTAAAGACCAACGTTTGGAATTCCCGCCGTTAAACGAGCATCTTGCACGTCAAATGTTACGGTCGCTAAAAATTTACCCGCTGCTGAAAGGCTGGCGTGGCGACGCTCCTAAAAACATCGATAAATTGATTGAGGTACTCATCCGCATGTCATACCTGGCAGCTGATTACCCCGAGATTGAAGAGCTGGATATTAATCCGCTTATCGTTACGCCAAAGGATGTAATTGCACTTGATGCACGAATAGTCGTTGATGAAGAATTGTTGACAACTCCGGCAAAAGAATACTCGCACCTGATAATGCGCCCGTACCCGGAAAGCCTCATAAAAGAAGCTACTTTACGCGATGAAACGCCAATAACGCTGCGCCCTATTCGGCCCGAAGACGAACCAATGTGGCTTGAATTACTGGGAAGTTGTTCGAAAGAATCCATCTATCATCGTTTCCGTTACGACTTCTATTTTGATTCGCACGAAGTGGCCTCTCAGTTCTGTTTTATCGACTACGACCGCGAAATAGCCATTGTTGCCGAGCACGAAAAAGAAGATGACACTAAAGAGTTGATCGGCGTTGGACGTTTGATTGCTGACCCCGATGTGGAAATTATGGAATATGCGGTTTTAATTACTGATAAATGGCAAAAAAAGGAGCTTGGATTTGCATTGACCAGCTACTGCCTCGAAATTGCCAAATCGCGTGGAATTAAAAGGCTTGCCGCTGAAACCACCCGCGACAATAAACCGATGATCTCGGTTTTCCGGAAACTGAATTTTAAGATCCGTTTTAACGAAGACACCACTGTATCGGTAAATAAGGATCTGGAGCAAGAATAA